The following is a genomic window from Aminivibrio sp..
AGGCGGAACTTCCCGCGAACAGGGCCGAGATGGCCAGAACGATCCAGAAGCCGTGGGGGTGTCCTCCGAAGGGCATGTGGACGTTCATTCCCCAGAAGCTGGCCACCCCGGTGGGAATGGCCAGAATAATGGTGATCGAGGCGAGGAATTTCATGACCATGTTCAGGTTGTTGGAGATGATGGAGGCGAAGGCGTCCATCATGCCGCTGAGGATGTTGCTGTACATCTGCACCATCTCATAGGCCTGATCGTATTCGATCTTCACGTCCTCCAGGAGTTCCTCGTCCTCCTCCCTGACCTTGACGATCTCGTGCATCTGGGAGTTGGCGCAGAGCCGGATGAGCTTGTCCACCACCGAACGGTTGGACCTGAGGGCGCTGGTGAAGTAGGTAAGGCTCTTCTCGAGGTCAAGGAGCTGGAAGAGCTCCTCGTTCCTCATGGACTTCCTGAGATTGGCCTCAATGGCGTTGGAACGTCGGTCGATCTGGACCAGGTACTTCAGGAAGAGAGTGGCGGCGCGGAACAGCACCTGGAA
Proteins encoded in this region:
- a CDS encoding magnesium transporter CorA family protein; this translates as MISILKTFPDKTSRPLTLETLEAGAWIDLTAPTKEEIEAVSRTVKCPADFLAAALDPEEASRIEADDTCLLVVINIPKVEGNFRFDAIPMGVVITTEHIVTVALEENDVIPSSPASLNAFSTFKRTRFLFQVLFRAATLFLKYLVQIDRRSNAIEANLRKSMRNEELFQLLDLEKSLTYFTSALRSNRSVVDKLIRLCANSQMHEIVKVREEDEELLEDVKIEYDQAYEMVQMYSNILSGMMDAFASIISNNLNMVMKFLASITIILAIPTGVASFWGMNVHMPFGGHPHGFWIVLAISALFAGSSAFLLWKKHML